The Lutzomyia longipalpis isolate SR_M1_2022 chromosome 2, ASM2433408v1 DNA window TACAAAAGTCTAACACGACAGAGATGTGATACCAAAAGCAGGGGGGATTGTGGAGAAAAGTTGCGAAAGATGAGAAGACCTCTTTCTTAGAATGTGGCATATTTTCCTGGTTTTTGATTGTTATTGaggcaattttatttataatctCTACTGCTATCCTGAACatactttaattttctccacaCACTCCCCCGCATGCTCCCCATAGATTTTCCACTAAATTCAGCGGGGGTacattgctatatatacagtatcagatgaatttttgtgtttgtgACACAACGAAAATggttaaatttattacttgACGCTTTTGGGAAACTTTCACATACTTTTCATGTTATATATACATTTCCTGGCTGGTTGGGCATGCCGACCGGAAAGTCTGTTTTGTGTAACATTTATCtcttttgtatgtttttcCCACTAAATCATTCAACAGTGGATGGTTCTCTCCTCTGGCCTACATTTTCGCGctcattttcttccaatttctCATCTCGTGCATGGAACAATACACGCTCTCTGCGGGAAATACAGCGGAGGGGGTGGAGAGAATAAACAGAACAGTGAAGGAGGATATTCGAGTGATTTCCATTTCCAATGTATTGTTGAGGAAAAACAATTAGTGGCACGAAAAGAAAGTGCATTTTGTGGAGGGAGTATTGTACATAAGGTATGGGGGGATTATGTTTATGTATCCTTTTCCCAATGACATTTTTGCCAAAAGGATCGTCCCTCTTCGGGCGACAGCATTCACTGTGTGGAGTGATCATTCATCCCCCATGAGTGTCCAAATCAATCCGCAGAGCGACGTTTTCCGCATCACGAACAGAAATgggagcagaaaaaaattctcaagaataaCATACATTGTTCCCATTTCCCCACTCACACACTTTTCATCCGGTTCTCTCTGGCTCATCCTCCCAACTATATGGTTAGGATACCCACCCACCTTTACCACCCCATTTCTTGCATCATGCATAGAGCAAATGCGCACGAGGAAATGGAAGGACGTGTAACTATTTCTTCGAATGTATAAAAGTGcagaaaactttttctataaattcaaCCCCATCCTCATAACATTTTCCTCATCGACCACAAAAGTCCCAGACAACTTTCGCACACACTTCGCACATTGTTTTGCACTCGTAACGGAACCAAACCAAGATGCTGggaaacataaataaaatttcttatatgggaaaaattctcattacaAATGAATACGGTGGATGTTTCGGGACTTTCGGgttgtgtgaagaaaaaatatgaaatttattgttgtCCATCcttggaaaatgaatttcaaggaaaagcTGTTGTATGTCCATAGAGAATCtcaaaactaaatattttttatttcttaaatttacgTCATTTTCCGCAAGTCTCTTCTCTCACTTATTTAATGTTGAACCATGGATGGATTGATTTTTGAGAAGTTCTTGCTCACCTCAACTTTGAGCCTGATCTGACGATGAAGAATCATATGTAgctaaaaagctcaaaatactTGGGGAGGATTTACCTTTAATGATACGATATATATGAATGATTAGTGGTCTTCTTCAGGTGTGGCAGTAGGACTTCTTCTTGTACCTTTAACGATACGATGTAATGAATGGTTAGTGAATGAATCTTCTTGTATGTCTTGGGAGGCTTCTTGGTGTACCTGTGAAGTATACAGCATAGATTAGTATGATATCCTCCGGATTGAAGGACCACGTATGGGGAGGATTTACCTTTAATGATACGATATATATGAATGATTAGTGGTCTTCTTCAGGTGTGGCAGTAGGACTTCTTCTTGTACCTTTAACGATACGATGTAATGAATGGTTAGTGAATGAATCTTCTTGTATGTCTTGGGAGGCTTCTTGGTGTACCTGTGAAGTATACAGCATAGATTAGTATGATATCCTCCGGATTGAAGGCGCGCTTCTTTGTCCGGCTATTCACAGGCCCAGATGCACTTAAACacgtggattttcttttctttcaaatatctCCTTTATTCACTACTCAAACTTCCcacaaaatttcatatataTTTCTCACACTCTCTTATTTTACTTCCTCCACTTTTATTTacgaatttctttaattttcttaacaaatattttattttaaaattttcaaatcattcCCACGACTCACAAAGATAGCGGTGATACCAAAGGTGCCCTTGATAATTTTATACTTCAATTTTCTACACGGAGCTCGGCTCAATCTCGGGCTATATAGATTTCGCCGACTTGCCATAATTCAATGTTCAAATTCAACTGAAATTCATTCTAATTCTCAACATGCTCGGGGGGGGAGATGTGACTCTCACACATCGGATATTTCGAGACCTTTACTACTGACCGTGAATATGTGCCCGTAGGGGTTCTAATATCAATAACTCTCACCTTCCCATCTACTCCACGGTGAACTCCAATGACTCGTCCGGTGCTCCATTTGTGATTGCGACTCACGGAAGGGTCATGAAGAATCACGATGTCGTCGATCTTCagattctctctctctgtctgcCACTTTGCTCTCTCCTGAAGGGTGGTAAGATACGAGATCTTCCACTTCCTGGCAAATTCCTGATGGATCTTCTGACACAAATCCCAGCGCTGAAGATGGTTGACGTTCTCGTGAGATAAATCATCATCTGGTAGCTGAGTTGGTGGGCCAAAAGTCAAAAAATGCCCTGGAGTGAGCGGTTGGGGATCTCGAGGATCATCAGAAAGGATGGTAATCGGTCTACTATTCAACACTGCTTCCACTCGAGTCAGAATTGTGTAGAATTCCTCGTAGTTCAGCCTGTGTTCTCCAATCACTCTCTTCAGATGTGTCTTTGCTGACTTCACTGCAGATTCTGCCAATCCGTTGAAGTGTGGAGATTGTGCAGGTTGAAAGTGCCAATTGATTCTCATCTCACTTGTTTGATCCTGAAGTTCTTGCGCTTCCTGTACCAGTAAACGTTGTAATTCACGCGCAGCGCCGAGGAAGTTACGGCCGTTGTCTGAGTAGACGTCTTTGGGAACTCCTCGTCGATCAGTGAATCGCGCAAAACTGGCCAAAAATGCCTCAGTTGTCAGTCTGCTGACGATTTCGATGTGTACAGCTTTGGTGGAAGTACACACAAAGATGACAACATCCACTCTCTGTGTTCTGCCACGAGATTCTGCGCCTGTACGGATGAAAAAGGGTCCGCAGCAATCGATGGCCACACTATTGAATGCCTTGATCAATGAAATGCGATGTTTGGGTAAATCGCCCATAATTTGACTCTCACGGGATGTTCGATGCACAAAGCATACCTTGCAGAGATGAATCACACCTTTGACGGTACGTCGTCCTCCTATTGGCCAATAATGCCTGCGACAATGGGCCAATAGTAGCTGTGTTCCTGCGTGCATCATTCTGATGTGCATTTCCCGGATCATCAACTTTGCCAATGTGTCATTGGGGAGAATTTTCGGGTATTTGGTGCTGTAGTCATCGTCCAGATGGCCAAGCCGTCCGCCGACACGTAAAATTCCCTCATCATCGACGAATGGGTGCAGTTTTCGCAGAGATGTGCTCTTGATGGGTGCATTCCGGTTGTTCATGAGATCCTGAATGTCCTCAAGGAAGTGATTTGATTGATCCCACTTGATCAGCTGATTTTCCGCCCACAATAATTCCTTTGTCGAGAACTTATTGGGTTGATTTGGCATGACACATGGGGTTCCCTTTCTCGACAGTGCCTTGTACTGAAGGATCTGGATGAATTTGCACACACATAGTAGCACTCTCTTCATGCGGAAGAAGCTGCTGATGTCTCTCGTGAGCGTCTTGAAGATGTAATTGCCCTCTTGCTGATTGATTTTGAGTACCGCGGCGGCAGGTTCTGATTGCTCATCCGTTTCCGGGAAACTTTCTGCATTGGGCCACGCTGATTCTCCCTCTGTTAGCCACTGTGGGCCATGCCAATACAGAGAAGAGGCTGCTAACTCCATGGCAGTGGTTCCTCTGGAGATCAGGTCCGCTGGATTTTGAAGGGTAGGAACGTAATTCCAGCACTCAAGAGGCAAAAGATCACGAATTCTACTCACGCGATTTTTGGTGAAGATATCTTGCTTGTTTGATGCAGATGCAATTTGCGCCAACACAACTTTTGCGTCCACCCAACAATACACTTTGGTAATCCCGAGGGATTTAGAAACTTTTTCCACTAATTGTGCTCCCAGAGTTGCGGCGGTGAGCTCAAGTTTGgggattgttttctttttcacggGTGTCACTTTAGATTTTGCGGTTAACAAATGACTGACAATTTTTCCGCTTGCATCTATGGTGACTCGATAGATGGCGGCACCATAAGCTAAGTTGGAGGCATCTGAGAACATATGAAGTTGTTCTTCGAGAGGTTCTGCGAATGAAGATGTCCATCGGGGGATTTTGATCTGGGGAATTGTGTGAATTGCCTCCAGGAACTTCATCCAATCTCGTAAGTTGTCTCCTTTCATCTCAGAGTCCCAATCGCTTTGATCCttccataaattttgcaaaagcatTTTTCCCTTAACGGTTATGGGGGCAAGGAGCCCTAACGGGTCATAGATTCGGGCTATGATACTCAAGATGTTTCTCTTCGTAGGTTTGAGGGTGTCTACGGTGGGATCTACGTTGAAGAAAAACGTGTCGCTTGCCGGATTCCACATCATTCCCAGGGCTTTCACACTTTTTTCAGGATTTGAGATTTCCGTCGGTGAGTTTGAGACGGGTGCCACGGCCTTGAGTACCTCCTGTGAGTTTGATTGCCATTTGGATAATTGCATTTGTGCCTTGCTCAGTAAACTGATGAGTTCTTTCTGCACTTGTAGTGCTTCCTCCACAGACTTCACCGATAGGAGACAATCATCTACATAGCAATGTTTCCGCAGAACCTCTGCAGCTCGTGGGAAATTCTC harbors:
- the LOC129790975 gene encoding uncharacterized protein LOC129790975 — translated: MELAASSLYWHGPQWLTEGESAWPNAESFPETDEQSEPAAAVLKINQQEGNYIFKTLTRDISSFFRMKRVLLCVCKFIQILQYKALSRKGTPCVMPNQPNKFSTKELLWAENQLIKWDQSNHFLEDIQDLMNNRNAPIKSTSLRKLHPFVDDEGILRVGGRLGHLDDDYSTKYPKILPNDTLAKLMIREMHIRMMHAGTQLLLAHCRRHYWPIGGRRTVKGVIHLCKVCFVHRTSRESQIMGDLPKHRISLIKAFNSVAIDCCGPFFIRTGAESRGRTQRVDVVIFVCTSTKAVHIEIVSRLTTEAFLASFARFTDRRGVPKDVYSDNGRNFLGAARELQRLLVQEAQELQDQTSEMRINWHFQPAQSPHFNGLAESAVKSAKTHLKRVIGEHRLNYEEFYTILTRVEAVLNSRPITILSDDPRDPQPLTPGHFLTFGPPTQLPDDDLSHENVNHLQRWDLCQKIHQEFARKWKISYLTTLQERAKWQTERENLKIDDIVILHDPSVSRNHKWSTGRVIGVHRGVDGKVRVIDIRTPTGTYSRSVVKVSKYPMCESHISPPEHVEN